Proteins found in one Penaeus vannamei isolate JL-2024 chromosome 29, ASM4276789v1, whole genome shotgun sequence genomic segment:
- the LOC113820496 gene encoding nucleoside diphosphate-linked moiety X motif 17 isoform X2: MASSGYKRVLVHLRKTSAVESYQKAKFSECILDFLGFCGDGMVECHLEDNRLLIQPSAMANTLENTKMATNVKKTPSYKLVHPPFCPVQHLDEDGIASLDPEIYNRGVDVGVAVILESIDNRLLLTRRAPHMRTFPKTWVPPGGHIEEGETLEDAALRELEEETGLVLTPTEKKTSNILGLWESVYPPVLPMGLPKRHHIVVYLHIVLDRTSQDLQNNFKLCGEEVDAAVWLSEELVRLSVWRNDNSSDAADELPVKNEEIPITLVNRTGEHASGYLDSEILKEKTSNEDLKRERVSTGSRYAMDLWLEKKADHSL; encoded by the exons ATGGCAAGTTCAGGCTACAAACGAGTTTTGGTTCATCTGAGAAAGACCTCTGCAGTGGAATCCTACCAAAAGGCCAAGTTTAGTGAATGTATATTAGATTTCCTGGGATTTTGTGGAGATGGCATGGTGGAATGTCACTTAGAAGACAACAGACTTCTCATTCAACCTTCTGCGATGGCGAACACTTTGGAGAATACAAAGATGGCTACAAATGTGAAGAAAACTCCCTCTTATAAACTGGTG CACCCACCATTCTGCCCTGTTCAGCATCTTGATGAGGATGGAATAGCATCATTAGACCCAGAAATCTATAACAGAGGTGTAGATGTTGGAGTTGCAGTCATTCTTGAATCAATTGATAATCGTTTGCTATTGACTCGGAGAGCACCCCACATGAGGACATTTCCGAAAACATGGGTCCCTCCAGGAGGCCACATAG aggaaggagagactttAGAAGATGCTGCGCTTAGAGAGTTAGAAGAGGAAACAGGTCTTGTTCTCACACCTACTGAGAAAAAGACTAGTAACATTTTAGGTCTCTGGGAATCAGTTTATCCTCCTGTGCTTCCAATGGGCCTTCCCAAGAGACACCATATTGTTGTCTACTTGCATATAGTACTTGACAGGACATCACAGGATTTGCAGAATAACTTCAAG TTATGTGGAGAGGAGGTAGATGCAGCTGTTTGGTTGTCAGAAGAGCTTGTCAGGCTGTCAGTGTGGAGAAATGATAACAGTTCTGATGCAGCTGATGAATTGCCTGTCAAGAATGAAGAGATTCCAATAACCTTGGTTAATCGTACTGGAG AACATGCATCTGGTTATCTTGATTCAGAAATTTTGAAAGAGAAGACATCCAATGAGGacttgaaaagggagagagtcagCACTGGAAGCAG GTATGCCATGGACCTCTGGTTGGAGAAGAAGGCAGACCACAGTCTATAG
- the LOC113820496 gene encoding nucleoside diphosphate-linked moiety X motif 17 isoform X1: MASSGYKRVLVHLRKTSAVESYQKAKFSECILDFLGFCGDGMVECHLEDNRLLIQPSAMANTLENTKMATNVKKTPSYKLVHPPFCPVQHLDEDGIASLDPEIYNRGVDVGVAVILESIDNRLLLTRRAPHMRTFPKTWVPPGGHIEEGETLEDAALRELEEETGLVLTPTEKKTSNILGLWESVYPPVLPMGLPKRHHIVVYLHIVLDRTSQDLQNNFKLCGEEVDAAVWLSEELVRLSVWRNDNSSDAADELPVKNEEIPITLVNRTGEHASGYLDSEILKEKTSNEDLKRERVSTGSRYALALWLEKKSLNVNRTSGSLQKDLYKQFLMKDDHAKEIDTSKASNL, translated from the exons ATGGCAAGTTCAGGCTACAAACGAGTTTTGGTTCATCTGAGAAAGACCTCTGCAGTGGAATCCTACCAAAAGGCCAAGTTTAGTGAATGTATATTAGATTTCCTGGGATTTTGTGGAGATGGCATGGTGGAATGTCACTTAGAAGACAACAGACTTCTCATTCAACCTTCTGCGATGGCGAACACTTTGGAGAATACAAAGATGGCTACAAATGTGAAGAAAACTCCCTCTTATAAACTGGTG CACCCACCATTCTGCCCTGTTCAGCATCTTGATGAGGATGGAATAGCATCATTAGACCCAGAAATCTATAACAGAGGTGTAGATGTTGGAGTTGCAGTCATTCTTGAATCAATTGATAATCGTTTGCTATTGACTCGGAGAGCACCCCACATGAGGACATTTCCGAAAACATGGGTCCCTCCAGGAGGCCACATAG aggaaggagagactttAGAAGATGCTGCGCTTAGAGAGTTAGAAGAGGAAACAGGTCTTGTTCTCACACCTACTGAGAAAAAGACTAGTAACATTTTAGGTCTCTGGGAATCAGTTTATCCTCCTGTGCTTCCAATGGGCCTTCCCAAGAGACACCATATTGTTGTCTACTTGCATATAGTACTTGACAGGACATCACAGGATTTGCAGAATAACTTCAAG TTATGTGGAGAGGAGGTAGATGCAGCTGTTTGGTTGTCAGAAGAGCTTGTCAGGCTGTCAGTGTGGAGAAATGATAACAGTTCTGATGCAGCTGATGAATTGCCTGTCAAGAATGAAGAGATTCCAATAACCTTGGTTAATCGTACTGGAG AACATGCATCTGGTTATCTTGATTCAGAAATTTTGAAAGAGAAGACATCCAATGAGGacttgaaaagggagagagtcagCACTGGAAGCAG GTATGCTTTGGCCTTGTggttggaaaaaaaatcattaaatgtGAATAGAACATCAGGTAGCCTTCAGAAAGATTTATACAAACAATTTCTTATGAAGGATGATCATGCTAAAGAAATTGATACATCCAAAGCGTCAAACTTGTGA